In Sphingobacterium thalpophilum, a genomic segment contains:
- a CDS encoding IS5 family transposase, producing MLGKNPEKKPELFRPMLVDFIDHEHELVLLSEKIDWNYFEKEFSPLYSKVGNPSHPIRFMVGCLLLKHLYNLGDETLEKAWIMNPYMQHFCGRVFFEHEFPCDPSNFVHFRKRIGEKGIEKIFAYSVRMHDAKTNTSNFVLSDTTVQENNTSFPTDAKLCKKVIDYCNKIAGNEGIKQRQRYTKVSKQMVRNTYNGKHPKRAKAARKSQRQLKTIAMRLIRELQRNFNSEQQEFYKDLMTLYTKVVTQKRNDADKIYSIHKPFTRCIAKGKAHSQYEFGNKVGLITTANKGKKIILGIKAFLQTPYDGHTIEPLLEQMETGGQKLPKELLYDRGGRGKSEIKGVKISIPSTPRKKDTAYQKQTKRKKFRTRAAIEPIIGHLKTDFRLAKNYFMGETGPQINALLAATAWNMKKMMELLKQKIIFLFYKIQIMLFSNPVFKYKLNSGFC from the coding sequence ATGTTGGGGAAAAATCCAGAAAAGAAGCCAGAATTATTTCGCCCAATGTTGGTGGATTTTATTGACCACGAGCATGAACTTGTTCTACTTTCAGAAAAAATAGATTGGAATTATTTTGAGAAAGAATTTTCGCCCTTGTATTCCAAAGTGGGCAATCCGAGCCATCCGATTCGGTTTATGGTGGGTTGTTTGCTACTGAAACATTTGTATAATTTGGGCGATGAGACGTTGGAAAAAGCCTGGATCATGAATCCTTATATGCAGCATTTTTGTGGCAGGGTTTTCTTTGAACACGAATTTCCTTGTGACCCGAGTAATTTTGTTCATTTCCGAAAAAGAATTGGCGAAAAAGGTATCGAAAAAATCTTTGCCTACAGCGTAAGAATGCACGATGCCAAGACGAACACCTCAAATTTTGTTTTGTCCGATACTACCGTTCAGGAGAATAATACCTCTTTTCCTACCGATGCAAAATTGTGCAAAAAAGTGATTGATTATTGCAACAAAATAGCCGGAAATGAAGGCATAAAACAAAGACAACGCTACACAAAAGTCAGCAAACAAATGGTGCGCAACACCTACAACGGAAAACATCCCAAGCGGGCAAAAGCGGCAAGGAAATCTCAAAGACAGCTCAAAACCATCGCCATGAGACTGATTCGTGAATTGCAACGGAATTTTAATTCAGAACAGCAAGAATTTTATAAAGATTTAATGACATTGTACACCAAGGTTGTCACACAAAAAAGAAACGATGCCGATAAAATTTACAGCATTCACAAGCCTTTTACCCGATGTATTGCCAAAGGAAAAGCGCATAGTCAGTATGAATTTGGGAATAAGGTAGGTTTGATAACCACCGCCAACAAAGGCAAGAAAATCATTCTCGGGATTAAAGCATTTTTGCAAACTCCTTACGATGGTCACACCATAGAACCACTTTTGGAACAGATGGAAACCGGTGGTCAAAAGCTCCCAAAAGAACTCCTTTACGATAGAGGTGGCAGAGGAAAATCAGAAATAAAGGGCGTGAAAATCTCCATCCCAAGCACTCCAAGAAAAAAAGACACTGCTTATCAAAAGCAGACAAAGCGCAAAAAATTTAGAACCAGAGCGGCAATAGAACCTATCATCGGACATTTAAAAACCGATTTTAGGCTGGCAAAAAATTACTTCATGGGAGAAACGGGACCACAAATCAATGCATTACTAGCTGCAACCGCTTGGAACATGAAGAAAATGATGGAACTACTGAAACAGAAAATTATTTTCTTATTTTATAAGATACAAATTATGCTGTTTTCTAATCCTGTTTTTAAATATAAATTAAATAGTGGGTTTTGTTAA
- a CDS encoding TlpA family protein disulfide reductase produces MRIASDHYYRSIRQLRIDNIFNKQPSYPLMQELYFLRTSLTRDSLQLAYGRFPENIKNSRTGRFLNEFIQAKELRKGDLAPSFIAQDLNNNDLKLVDFRGKIVVLDFWAAWCVPCRQSNKKLPMLYAKYKKLGLEIISFNLDTNREIWKKAAVEDNISWINVGDQQALHSKTAITYRVQGLPKVYIIDRNGIILETGGSGVDLERVLKENLAPSL; encoded by the coding sequence TTGAGAATTGCATCGGATCACTATTATCGGTCCATAAGACAATTAAGAATCGATAATATTTTTAATAAACAACCTTCTTATCCGCTTATGCAGGAACTCTATTTCCTAAGAACATCATTAACAAGAGATTCCTTACAGTTAGCTTATGGTAGATTTCCGGAGAATATTAAAAATAGTAGGACTGGACGCTTTTTAAATGAATTTATTCAAGCAAAAGAACTTAGAAAGGGGGACCTGGCACCATCCTTTATTGCACAAGACCTTAATAATAATGATCTAAAATTAGTTGATTTTAGAGGAAAGATTGTTGTGCTCGATTTTTGGGCTGCCTGGTGCGTTCCATGCAGACAAAGTAACAAAAAGCTACCGATGCTGTATGCTAAATATAAAAAACTAGGATTAGAGATTATATCCTTTAATCTAGATACGAATAGGGAGATCTGGAAAAAAGCTGCCGTTGAAGATAACATATCCTGGATTAATGTTGGCGATCAGCAAGCACTACACAGTAAAACCGCCATCACCTATCGGGTACAGGGGTTACCAAAAGTTTATATCATTGACCGAAATGGGATTATCCTTGAAACTGGAGGATCTGGAGTTGACCTTGAACGTGTCTTAAAAGAAAACCTAGCACCTTCTCTTTAA
- a CDS encoding VIT family protein has translation MHHPLEKHYVNRVGWLRAAVLGANDGLLSTTSIVIGVAAASPERNTIVLAALAGMIAGAMSMAAGEYVSVSSQEDTEKADLLREKKELEEMPEIELQELAKVYERRGVSQETALQVARELTAHDALGAHAHDELGINEITQAKPLQAALASLGSFALGALLPFGVSLLAPIKQMVYLQYGFTIIFLMVLGAIAAKTGGSSIGVAVGRICFWGTIAMGVTALIGHFFGVTVA, from the coding sequence ATGCACCATCCATTAGAAAAACACTATGTCAACCGGGTTGGGTGGCTTCGCGCTGCTGTGTTAGGTGCCAACGATGGCTTATTATCGACGACGAGTATTGTGATTGGAGTTGCAGCGGCGAGCCCTGAACGCAATACCATTGTCTTGGCAGCATTAGCGGGCATGATTGCGGGAGCAATGTCTATGGCAGCAGGAGAATATGTTTCCGTAAGCTCGCAGGAAGATACCGAAAAGGCCGATCTCCTACGTGAGAAAAAGGAACTTGAAGAAATGCCTGAAATCGAGCTACAGGAATTAGCCAAAGTTTATGAAAGAAGAGGCGTCAGTCAAGAAACCGCCTTACAGGTTGCACGTGAACTAACGGCACATGATGCATTGGGCGCCCATGCACATGACGAATTGGGTATCAACGAGATTACACAAGCTAAACCTCTACAAGCTGCACTGGCATCTCTAGGCTCATTTGCCCTTGGAGCGCTACTGCCATTTGGCGTTTCTTTGCTTGCACCAATTAAGCAGATGGTCTATCTGCAGTATGGTTTTACGATTATTTTTTTAATGGTTCTTGGAGCGATTGCGGCCAAGACTGGAGGCTCGAGTATCGGAGTTGCAGTAGGCAGAATATGTTTCTGGGGGACAATAGCAATGGGAGTGACCGCGTTAATAGGACACTTCTTTGGTGTTACGGTTGCTTAA
- a CDS encoding type II CAAX endopeptidase family protein: MKRKAFSLIQDIGFILFLVVFPHAVPLPFYSYAVVCFLAIFLVLRRKGKTLRDLGIDKKNLSSHAILLGILSALACVIFMQIIYIPVIKHLFNVPDYTEYNFIRSSIARLIMTIFAAWIIGGFYEEVVFRGYIQNILEKRLFRGKGRWLPIVITSILFGLYHLQQDIFAVIAACLGGLYWGILYKKWNNNLWVSIISHALFDMITLILIYTGKFGKLI, translated from the coding sequence ATGAAAAGGAAAGCATTTTCATTAATTCAGGATATCGGGTTCATCCTATTTCTTGTCGTATTTCCACATGCTGTGCCATTACCTTTTTATTCCTATGCAGTCGTTTGTTTTCTAGCAATTTTTCTTGTTTTAAGAAGAAAAGGCAAGACATTGAGGGATTTGGGAATAGATAAGAAAAACCTTTCTTCGCATGCTATTCTTTTAGGAATTCTCTCTGCATTAGCCTGTGTAATATTTATGCAGATAATATATATTCCAGTTATCAAACATTTATTTAATGTTCCCGATTATACGGAGTATAATTTTATCCGGAGTAGTATAGCAAGATTGATCATGACAATTTTTGCAGCTTGGATTATTGGTGGATTTTATGAGGAAGTTGTGTTTCGGGGCTATATCCAGAATATACTCGAAAAAAGATTGTTTAGAGGAAAGGGACGTTGGTTGCCTATCGTGATAACCAGTATTCTTTTCGGTCTCTATCATCTGCAGCAAGATATATTTGCTGTTATAGCTGCTTGTTTGGGAGGATTGTACTGGGGTATTTTATATAAAAAATGGAATAATAATCTTTGGGTTTCAATCATTTCACATGCGCTATTCGATATGATTACCCTTATCCTAATCTATACTGGGAAATTTGGAAAACTTATATAG
- a CDS encoding NAD(P)-dependent oxidoreductase, producing the protein MRILVTGSSGKLGSVTVQNLRRAGHDVTGVDLLESDTTDQLLDVKRAESVTEFTRGYEAIIHAAALHGRHMDLNYSRQSFIDTNITGTLNL; encoded by the coding sequence ATGCGCATATTGGTAACAGGATCTTCGGGAAAATTGGGAAGTGTAACAGTTCAGAATCTACGTCGGGCTGGACATGATGTTACGGGAGTTGATTTATTGGAAAGCGATACCACTGACCAATTATTAGATGTAAAACGAGCCGAGTCAGTTACTGAATTCACACGTGGTTATGAAGCCATTATCCATGCTGCAGCGCTGCATGGTAGACATATGGATTTGAATTATAGCCGGCAAAGTTTTATAGATACCAATATAACAGGCACATTAAATCTGTAA
- a CDS encoding enolase C-terminal domain-like protein: MSALFSPKVGTLLQTHIPFDMALHDLAGVILNKPVYEILGRKDPIITDYYSGMIYFDDLEPADRPSGIERILEECQYDYEVGYRQFKLKIGRGHKWMPFSKGLQRDIEVTKAVAEAFPDCRILVDGNNGFTSDQFIQYLKGIPMVNLFWIEEPFHETVMDYQKLRDFLKSEGINTLLADGEADPDQNLLRTLFEKKLLDVHLTDIEGLGFTNWRNLMPKLIQLGAQASPHAWGSLLKSYYTAHLAGGLGNTVTIEGVTSTSDDVDLSGYLVKDGKLIPSSSAGFGMPLIKKI; encoded by the coding sequence ATGTCAGCTCTTTTTTCTCCCAAAGTCGGTACACTGCTGCAGACACATATTCCCTTTGATATGGCTCTTCATGATCTCGCAGGAGTCATTTTAAATAAACCTGTTTATGAAATACTTGGACGAAAAGATCCGATCATAACAGATTATTATAGTGGTATGATTTATTTCGATGACTTAGAACCAGCAGATAGGCCATCAGGAATTGAACGTATTCTTGAGGAATGCCAATATGATTATGAAGTGGGGTACAGGCAATTCAAGTTAAAAATTGGAAGGGGGCATAAATGGATGCCTTTTTCCAAAGGACTTCAACGGGATATTGAGGTTACAAAAGCAGTGGCAGAGGCATTTCCCGACTGCAGAATTTTAGTTGATGGAAATAACGGTTTTACATCAGACCAATTTATTCAGTATTTAAAAGGTATCCCAATGGTAAATCTCTTTTGGATAGAAGAACCTTTTCATGAAACGGTGATGGATTATCAAAAGCTAAGGGACTTTTTAAAATCGGAAGGCATAAATACCTTGCTGGCGGATGGTGAAGCAGATCCTGATCAGAACTTGCTGAGAACCTTATTTGAAAAGAAACTGCTGGATGTTCACCTTACGGATATTGAAGGCCTTGGATTTACGAATTGGAGAAACTTAATGCCAAAGTTAATACAACTCGGAGCCCAAGCATCTCCACATGCTTGGGGATCGCTTCTCAAGAGCTACTATACAGCGCATTTAGCCGGAGGGCTCGGAAATACCGTAACCATTGAAGGGGTTACAAGTACATCTGATGATGTGGATTTGTCGGGATATCTGGTCAAAGATGGGAAACTTATTCCTTCCTCATCTGCGGGGTTCGGTATGCCATTAATAAAAAAGATCTGA
- a CDS encoding YidH family protein has product MSKNAPQKVNDHLANERTFLAWIRTSLGIMGFGFVVVKFSLFIRQIELILKKDVVAGSQHEHSGAVGVSIVVIGALTVIVAFFKYRKTNKQIEEENFTQTSNSITIVAVLIFVIGIILSWYLIDGL; this is encoded by the coding sequence ATGTCTAAAAATGCTCCACAAAAGGTAAATGACCATCTTGCTAATGAACGAACTTTCCTTGCTTGGATACGGACAAGCCTAGGGATTATGGGATTCGGTTTTGTGGTTGTTAAGTTTTCACTATTTATTCGTCAGATTGAGCTCATTTTAAAAAAAGATGTAGTTGCAGGTTCCCAGCATGAACATTCTGGTGCTGTTGGCGTTTCCATTGTGGTCATTGGTGCATTGACGGTTATTGTCGCTTTCTTTAAATATCGTAAAACGAACAAACAAATCGAAGAAGAAAACTTTACTCAAACTTCAAATAGCATCACAATTGTGGCCGTATTAATTTTTGTCATAGGTATTATTCTGAGTTGGTATCTTATCGATGGTCTTTAA
- a CDS encoding DKNYY domain-containing protein has product MKKYTFFLACILLCFFISCRNIGKPVDKQKSGSYFIDSKGQIAYCQNGNWFSLGISQMQADAKSFEVLSEDIAKDKNAVYFRGTTQKLVDKNSFYVDNQIPKDRFHVYYIDQALGFNIIQGADPKTYELVKDHINWARDKDHYFYSNDMIKTDRKTFSFVNDYFLMDKDSVYVSPNIGAFKAVVANSGNIEAINKYYIRIGNTIYYPPFQQGSDVITRSFKTIDKIRVLDQDHISVDNKTILFRGKSFRYEQVDAPSFALFPIDEKNDVYGSNSYSKDKNNVYYNQEIIPNADMKTFIPLGHDFGKDAKNVFYQKQLLEGVDAHSFKKDGDFYKDNRGNKFSGLTGNKI; this is encoded by the coding sequence ATGAAAAAATACACTTTTTTTCTGGCTTGTATTTTACTTTGCTTTTTTATTTCTTGTCGAAATATTGGCAAACCTGTTGATAAACAAAAATCCGGTTCTTACTTCATCGATTCAAAAGGGCAGATAGCTTATTGTCAGAATGGAAATTGGTTTAGCTTGGGCATTTCACAAATGCAGGCTGATGCAAAATCATTTGAGGTTTTGTCAGAAGATATAGCTAAAGACAAAAATGCGGTATATTTTCGTGGCACGACTCAAAAACTCGTGGACAAGAATTCCTTTTATGTCGACAATCAGATTCCAAAAGATCGTTTTCATGTCTATTATATCGATCAAGCCCTAGGCTTTAATATCATCCAGGGAGCAGATCCAAAAACATATGAGCTCGTAAAGGATCATATAAACTGGGCACGCGACAAGGACCATTACTTCTACAGTAATGACATGATAAAGACAGATCGGAAAACCTTTTCGTTCGTCAATGACTATTTTTTAATGGATAAAGATTCAGTTTATGTCTCTCCGAATATAGGTGCCTTTAAAGCAGTTGTTGCTAACTCCGGAAACATTGAAGCCATAAACAAATATTACATAAGAATTGGCAATACAATTTATTACCCACCATTTCAGCAGGGATCAGATGTCATAACGAGGTCCTTTAAGACCATTGATAAAATTCGTGTACTTGATCAGGATCATATTAGTGTTGACAACAAAACGATCCTATTTAGGGGAAAAAGCTTCAGATATGAACAGGTAGATGCTCCTTCCTTTGCGTTATTCCCGATTGATGAAAAGAATGATGTGTATGGAAGCAACTCCTATTCAAAAGACAAGAATAATGTGTATTATAATCAGGAAATAATTCCAAATGCCGATATGAAAACGTTTATACCTTTAGGTCACGATTTCGGAAAAGATGCAAAAAATGTCTTTTATCAAAAACAGCTGCTTGAAGGAGTAGATGCGCATAGTTTTAAGAAGGACGGTGATTTTTATAAAGACAATCGAGGCAATAAATTCAGCGGTCTTACAGGAAATAAAATCTAA
- a CDS encoding VOC family protein → MNLLLDYDNFFLPAEDLESAKEFYGNQLGLETKFDFSDKGMIAFKIGKNEPAIILSTVQHTKPTIWFTVDDVKTTCEYLKEKGVVFLSEPFEIMTGLAVEFNDPFGNKLGITDYSKSTKV, encoded by the coding sequence ATGAACTTACTCTTAGATTACGACAATTTCTTTCTACCAGCAGAGGACCTGGAGAGCGCCAAGGAATTTTATGGAAATCAACTTGGTCTTGAAACTAAATTCGATTTTTCGGATAAGGGAATGATTGCGTTCAAAATAGGCAAAAATGAACCTGCAATCATTCTTAGTACAGTACAACATACCAAACCGACTATTTGGTTTACTGTTGACGATGTGAAAACTACATGTGAATATTTAAAGGAAAAGGGAGTCGTATTTCTAAGCGAGCCATTTGAGATCATGACGGGTTTAGCGGTTGAATTTAATGATCCATTCGGAAACAAACTTGGAATAACAGATTATTCCAAATCAACTAAAGTTTAA
- a CDS encoding ArsR family transcriptional regulator, with translation MKNYDKVKSAKLCYEHIGGKLGQLLLEALIAKGWLAKKDPSDKDLYITELGESQLTAFGVDLSQIKA, from the coding sequence ATGAAAAACTACGATAAAGTAAAGTCCGCAAAATTATGTTACGAACATATCGGCGGAAAACTCGGCCAACTCTTATTGGAGGCGTTAATAGCAAAAGGCTGGCTAGCAAAAAAAGATCCCAGCGATAAAGACCTCTATATTACCGAACTCGGAGAATCCCAATTGACAGCATTTGGTGTTGACTTATCACAAATTAAAGCGTAA